In Blautia sp. SC05B48, a single genomic region encodes these proteins:
- the rsmH gene encoding 16S rRNA (cytosine(1402)-N(4))-methyltransferase RsmH, which translates to MNQESQTPHKRRVRYKGKYPKKFEEKYKELQPEKYKDTIEHVISKGNTPAGMHISIMVKEIIDFLEIKPGQVGFDATLGYGGHTKAMLECLKGQGHMYATDVDPEESAKTRKRLAEQGFGEDILTIKLQNFCTIDEIAEEVGGFDFILADLGVSSMQIDNPKRGFSFKVDGPLDLRLNQETGISAAERLDTISREELAGMLDENSDEPYCEEIAKAITDEIRRGNHIDTTTKLREVIEKTLSFLPEKERKDTVKKTCQRVFQALRIDVNREFEVLYDFMEKLPGALKPGGRVAILTFHSGEDKLVKKALKQGYKDGIYSDYSKDVIRPSAQECAQNGRARSTKMRWAVKA; encoded by the coding sequence ATGAACCAGGAATCACAGACACCACATAAGAGGCGGGTACGATATAAAGGAAAATATCCGAAGAAATTTGAGGAGAAATATAAAGAGCTTCAGCCTGAGAAATATAAAGATACCATTGAACATGTGATCAGCAAGGGGAATACACCGGCTGGAATGCATATTTCCATTATGGTGAAAGAGATCATTGATTTTCTGGAGATTAAGCCGGGGCAGGTTGGATTTGATGCTACACTTGGTTACGGTGGGCATACAAAGGCCATGCTGGAATGCCTGAAAGGTCAGGGACACATGTACGCTACGGATGTGGACCCGGAAGAATCTGCCAAGACAAGGAAACGTCTGGCAGAACAGGGATTCGGAGAAGATATCCTGACAATTAAACTCCAGAATTTCTGTACTATTGATGAGATCGCAGAGGAAGTTGGTGGCTTTGATTTTATCCTGGCGGATCTTGGGGTGTCTTCCATGCAGATCGACAATCCCAAGAGAGGGTTTTCCTTTAAGGTGGATGGTCCTCTGGATTTAAGGCTGAACCAGGAAACCGGGATCAGCGCAGCGGAACGGCTGGATACCATTTCGAGAGAAGAGCTTGCCGGAATGTTGGATGAGAATTCCGATGAGCCGTATTGTGAGGAGATCGCGAAGGCCATCACAGATGAGATCCGAAGAGGAAACCACATAGATACTACTACGAAGCTTCGTGAAGTCATTGAGAAGACATTGTCTTTCCTTCCTGAAAAAGAGAGGAAAGACACGGTGAAAAAAACATGCCAGAGAGTTTTCCAGGCACTGCGTATTGATGTGAACCGGGAATTCGAGGTCCTCTATGATTTTATGGAAAAACTTCCTGGAGCGCTGAAGCCAGGCGGCCGTGTAGCGATCCTTACCTTCCATTCCGGAGAGGACAAGCTGGTAAAGAAAGCCTTAAAGCAGGGCTATAAAGACGGCATCTATTCCGACTATTCAAAAGATGTGATCCGTCCTTCCGCACAGGAATGTGCACAGAATGGCCGCGCCAGATCCACGAAGATGCGCTGGGCTGTGAAGGCCTGA
- the ppdK gene encoding pyruvate, phosphate dikinase codes for MAKWVYMFTEGNATMRNLLGGKGANLAEMTNLGLPVPQGFTITTEACTQYYEDGRSINDEIMAQIMEAITKMEGVTGKKFGDKENPLLVSVRSGARASMPGMMDTILNLGLNEEVVNTLAEKSGNERWAWDCYRRFIQMYSDVVMEVGKKYFEELIDEMKTKRGVKQDVELTAADLHELADQFKAEYKSKIGSDFPTDPKEQLVGAIKAVFRSWDNPRANVYRRDNDIPYSWGTAVNVQMMAFGNMGDDCGTGVAFTRDPATGANGLFGEFLTNAQGEDVVAGVRTPMHISEMEQKFPEAFVQFKQVCETLEKHYRDMQDMEFTVEHGKLYMLQTRNGKRTAQAALKIACDLVDEGMRSEEEAVAMIDPRNLDTLLHPQFDAAALKAATPMGKGLGASPGAACGKVVFTAEDAVEWAARGEKVVLVRLETSPEDITGMKAAQGILTVRGGMTSHAAVVARGMGSCCVSGCGDIAMDEENKKFTLAGKEFHEGDAISIDGTTGNIYDGLIPTVDAQIAGEFGRIMGWADKYRTMKVRTNADTPADAKKARELGAEGIGLCRTEHMFFEGNRIDAFREMICSETVEEREAALAKILPEQQGDFEKLYEALEGNPVTIRFLDPPLHEFVPTEEEDIKKLADAQGKTVEQIKTIIASLHEFNPMMGHRGCRLAVTYPEIAKMQTSAVIRAAINVKKNHPDWNIKPEIMIPLVGDIKELKYVKKFVVETADAEIKAAGSDLEYEVGTMIEIPRAALTADDIAKEADFFCFGTNDLTQMTYGFSRDDAGKFLNAYYDAKIFENDPFAKLDQTGVGKLMKMAIELGKPVNPKLHVGICGEHGGDPSSVEFCNEIGLDYVSCSPFRVPIARLAAAQAAIAKKNA; via the coding sequence ATGGCAAAATGGGTTTACATGTTTACAGAAGGTAATGCTACTATGAGAAATCTTCTGGGCGGCAAAGGTGCCAACCTTGCTGAGATGACAAACCTCGGTCTTCCTGTACCGCAGGGCTTCACAATCACAACAGAGGCCTGCACACAGTACTACGAGGATGGCAGATCCATCAATGATGAGATCATGGCTCAGATCATGGAAGCAATTACCAAGATGGAAGGAGTTACCGGTAAGAAATTCGGTGACAAAGAAAATCCTCTGCTTGTATCCGTTCGTTCTGGTGCGAGAGCATCTATGCCTGGTATGATGGACACAATCCTCAACCTTGGTTTAAATGAAGAAGTTGTTAACACTCTTGCTGAGAAATCCGGCAATGAGCGTTGGGCTTGGGACTGCTACAGAAGATTCATCCAGATGTATTCTGACGTAGTTATGGAAGTTGGTAAGAAATACTTCGAGGAGCTCATCGATGAGATGAAGACTAAGAGAGGTGTTAAGCAGGACGTTGAGCTTACAGCTGCTGACCTGCATGAGCTTGCTGACCAGTTCAAAGCTGAGTATAAATCCAAAATCGGTTCTGATTTCCCAACTGATCCGAAGGAGCAGCTGGTTGGTGCGATCAAAGCCGTATTCCGTTCCTGGGACAACCCACGTGCGAACGTATATCGTCGTGACAATGATATCCCATATTCCTGGGGTACAGCTGTTAACGTACAGATGATGGCATTCGGTAACATGGGTGATGACTGTGGTACAGGTGTTGCCTTCACACGTGACCCTGCTACAGGTGCTAACGGCCTGTTCGGTGAGTTCCTTACTAATGCACAGGGCGAGGACGTAGTTGCCGGTGTTCGTACACCAATGCACATCTCCGAGATGGAGCAGAAGTTCCCGGAAGCATTCGTACAGTTCAAACAGGTTTGCGAGACTCTGGAGAAACACTACAGAGATATGCAGGATATGGAGTTTACTGTAGAGCATGGTAAACTGTATATGCTTCAGACACGTAATGGTAAGAGAACTGCACAGGCTGCTCTTAAGATCGCTTGTGACCTCGTTGATGAGGGAATGAGATCTGAGGAAGAGGCTGTTGCAATGATCGATCCTCGTAACCTTGATACCCTTCTTCATCCGCAGTTCGATGCAGCTGCTCTTAAGGCTGCTACACCGATGGGCAAAGGCCTTGGCGCTTCTCCTGGAGCTGCTTGCGGTAAAGTTGTATTCACAGCAGAGGATGCTGTTGAGTGGGCTGCAAGAGGAGAGAAGGTTGTTCTTGTTCGTCTTGAGACATCCCCAGAGGATATCACAGGTATGAAAGCTGCTCAGGGTATCCTGACAGTTCGTGGTGGTATGACATCTCACGCAGCTGTAGTTGCTCGTGGAATGGGATCCTGCTGTGTATCCGGATGCGGTGACATCGCTATGGACGAGGAGAATAAGAAATTCACACTTGCTGGTAAAGAGTTCCATGAGGGAGATGCAATCTCCATCGATGGTACAACAGGTAACATCTATGACGGACTTATCCCGACTGTAGATGCTCAGATCGCTGGTGAGTTCGGACGTATCATGGGATGGGCTGACAAGTACAGAACAATGAAAGTTCGTACAAATGCTGATACTCCTGCTGATGCTAAGAAAGCTCGTGAGCTTGGTGCAGAGGGAATCGGTCTTTGCCGTACAGAGCATATGTTCTTCGAGGGCAACAGAATCGACGCATTCCGTGAGATGATCTGCTCTGAGACAGTAGAGGAGAGAGAAGCAGCACTTGCTAAGATCCTTCCGGAGCAGCAGGGAGACTTCGAGAAACTCTATGAGGCACTTGAAGGAAATCCTGTAACCATCCGTTTCCTTGATCCGCCACTTCATGAGTTCGTTCCTACAGAGGAAGAGGACATCAAGAAACTGGCTGACGCTCAGGGCAAGACTGTAGAGCAGATCAAGACAATCATCGCTTCCCTTCACGAGTTCAACCCGATGATGGGACATCGTGGATGCCGTCTTGCTGTTACTTACCCAGAGATCGCTAAGATGCAGACAAGCGCTGTTATCCGTGCAGCTATCAACGTTAAGAAGAATCATCCGGATTGGAACATCAAACCGGAGATCATGATTCCGCTTGTTGGTGACATTAAAGAGCTTAAATACGTTAAGAAATTCGTTGTAGAGACAGCAGACGCTGAGATCAAAGCAGCTGGTTCTGACCTTGAGTACGAGGTTGGTACTATGATCGAGATCCCGAGAGCAGCTCTTACAGCTGATGATATCGCTAAAGAGGCTGACTTCTTCTGCTTCGGTACAAACGACCTTACACAGATGACATACGGATTCTCCCGTGATGACGCTGGTAAGTTCCTTAACGCATACTATGATGCTAAGATCTTCGAGAACGATCCATTCGCTAAGCTTGACCAGACAGGTGTCGGCAAACTTATGAAGATGGCTATCGAGCTTGGAAAACCGGTTAACCCGAAACTTCACGTAGGTATCTGCGGTGAGCACGGCGGAGATCCGTCTTCCGTAGAGTTCTGCAACGAGATCGGACTTGACTATGTATCCTGCTCACCGTTCCGTGTACCGATCGCTCGTCTTGCAGCAGCACAGGCAGCAATCGCTAAGAAGAACGCATAA
- a CDS encoding aldose 1-epimerase family protein produces the protein MTRTIENSFLKISVSDHGAELTGIYDKTNDREILWQADPAYWKRHAPVLFPNVGRNYKDIWRLNGKEYPSRQHGFARDSDFICTDITDTSLSFVLKSSEETLKVYPFAFALKITYTLKEHDLDVCWEVVNNDSETMYFTIGGHPAFRVPVREGESQSDYRLAFEGLDVLTYLLIDTSAGTVIADEPHTLSLENGTCSIAPHMFDKDALVFDNGQIQKAGILFPDGTPYLTLTSEGFPNFGIWSVPGAPFVCLEPWMGRCDDCGFEKSLSEKNNINVLKPDEEFIKSYQITVH, from the coding sequence ATGACACGAACGATTGAAAACAGCTTTCTTAAGATTTCCGTTTCCGACCACGGTGCTGAACTCACCGGAATCTATGACAAGACTAATGACAGGGAGATCCTCTGGCAGGCAGATCCGGCTTACTGGAAACGCCATGCGCCTGTACTTTTTCCCAACGTGGGACGTAACTACAAAGATATCTGGCGTCTGAACGGAAAGGAATATCCTTCCAGACAGCACGGCTTTGCAAGGGACAGCGATTTTATCTGCACGGATATTACCGATACTTCCCTTTCCTTTGTCCTTAAGTCCTCCGAAGAAACCCTGAAGGTTTATCCGTTTGCTTTCGCTCTGAAGATCACCTACACTCTGAAGGAGCATGACCTGGACGTATGCTGGGAAGTAGTTAATAATGATTCTGAAACTATGTATTTTACCATCGGCGGCCATCCGGCATTCCGTGTTCCGGTACGTGAAGGAGAATCCCAGAGCGATTACCGTCTTGCTTTTGAAGGCCTGGACGTTCTTACCTATCTCCTCATCGATACGTCTGCAGGAACAGTCATTGCTGACGAGCCACATACACTTTCCCTTGAAAACGGAACCTGTTCCATTGCTCCTCATATGTTTGATAAAGACGCTCTTGTTTTTGATAACGGCCAGATCCAAAAGGCCGGTATCCTCTTCCCGGACGGAACTCCATATCTGACACTTACCAGTGAGGGCTTCCCGAATTTCGGTATCTGGTCCGTACCCGGTGCTCCCTTTGTATGCCTGGAGCCGTGGATGGGACGCTGTGATGACTGTGGTTTTGAAAAATCGCTCTCTGAAAAAAATAATATCAACGTTCTGAAACCGGATGAAGAGTTTATTAAAAGCTATCAGATTACCGTCCACTGA
- a CDS encoding alpha-galactosidase, whose protein sequence is MGIIYCEKDRTFTLQTKETTYQMQVDQYGFLLHLYYGKKAEGCMDYLLTYYDRGFSGNPYDAGTDRTYSMDSLPQELSCYGNGDFRSASLMLENGDGSMSCDMRYKNYTIRDGKYSLPGLPAVYAENDEAQTLEIVLEDPATGVEAMLLYGVLPELDIITRSVYVRNQSSEKIYVNKVMSAELDFLYGDYDLLTFYGRHAMERNLQRVPVAHGSQMIGSVRGTSSHQYNPMMILAEKDTTEDHGGCYAMSFVYSGNFQGEVLKDQYNQTRMLLGVQEECFRYPLEAGETFYAPEVILSYTDQGMNRLSQNLHSCIRHHICRGKYKTAIRPVLVNSWEAAYFDFTGETLYNLAKEAKSLGIDMLVLDDGWFGKRDDDNSGLGDWYVNEKKLGETLGGLVKRVNDLGVKFGIWVEPEMISEDSDLYREHPDWALTIPGRKPVRSRNQLVLDFSRKEVVDGIFGQISAVLDNANIEYVKWDMNRSLMDVFSVMTKDQGRVMYDYVLGLYDFLDRMVNRYPDLLIEGCSGGGGRFDAGMLYYTPQIWCSDNSDAVDRLRIQYGTSFGYPVSAMGAHVSAVPNHQTGRITPLHTRGVVAMSGTFGYELDLLKLTEEEKDEVRSQIGEFRKYAPLIQNGRYYRLTDPFKSEICAWEIVGNSQEEVLLNVVMEEIHGNMTVNYVQLRGLDESALYKEQATGRIYSGAALMHGGMPLPAEFGEYRAYQYHFVRE, encoded by the coding sequence ATGGGAATCATCTACTGCGAGAAAGACAGAACGTTTACCCTGCAGACAAAAGAAACTACATATCAGATGCAGGTGGATCAGTACGGATTTCTTCTTCATCTCTATTATGGTAAAAAGGCAGAAGGCTGCATGGATTATCTTCTGACTTACTATGACAGAGGATTTTCCGGAAATCCCTATGATGCGGGAACAGACAGAACCTATTCCATGGACTCTCTTCCACAGGAGCTTTCCTGCTACGGAAACGGAGATTTCCGCAGTGCATCACTGATGCTGGAAAACGGTGACGGAAGCATGAGCTGTGATATGCGTTACAAGAACTATACTATCCGTGACGGTAAATACAGCCTTCCGGGGCTTCCGGCTGTTTATGCGGAGAACGATGAGGCACAGACTCTGGAGATCGTACTGGAGGATCCGGCTACCGGCGTGGAGGCCATGCTTCTTTACGGTGTACTTCCGGAACTGGATATCATTACGAGAAGCGTCTATGTCCGTAATCAGAGCAGTGAGAAGATCTATGTGAATAAGGTGATGTCCGCAGAACTGGATTTTCTTTACGGAGATTATGACCTGCTTACTTTTTACGGAAGACATGCCATGGAACGGAATCTGCAGAGGGTTCCGGTAGCACACGGAAGTCAGATGATCGGCAGTGTCCGTGGTACATCCAGCCATCAGTATAATCCGATGATGATCCTGGCAGAAAAGGACACTACAGAGGATCATGGAGGTTGCTATGCTATGTCCTTTGTATACAGTGGAAATTTCCAGGGTGAGGTTCTGAAGGATCAGTACAATCAGACAAGAATGCTCCTTGGTGTACAGGAGGAGTGCTTCCGGTATCCGCTGGAAGCCGGGGAGACCTTCTATGCGCCTGAGGTGATCTTAAGCTACACAGATCAGGGAATGAACCGTCTTTCCCAGAATCTGCACAGCTGCATCCGTCACCATATCTGCCGCGGCAAATATAAAACAGCGATTCGTCCGGTACTGGTAAACAGCTGGGAGGCAGCATATTTTGATTTTACAGGGGAGACTTTATATAATCTGGCAAAAGAGGCAAAGAGCCTTGGTATCGATATGCTGGTTCTGGATGACGGTTGGTTTGGAAAACGTGACGATGACAACAGTGGTCTTGGGGACTGGTATGTTAATGAGAAGAAGCTTGGAGAGACTCTCGGCGGACTGGTAAAAAGAGTCAATGACCTCGGAGTGAAATTCGGTATCTGGGTCGAGCCGGAGATGATCTCTGAGGACAGTGATCTTTACCGCGAGCATCCGGACTGGGCACTTACGATTCCGGGAAGAAAACCAGTGAGGTCCAGAAATCAGCTGGTACTTGATTTTTCCAGAAAAGAAGTTGTAGATGGAATCTTCGGACAGATCAGTGCGGTATTGGATAATGCCAATATTGAGTACGTTAAATGGGACATGAATCGAAGCCTGATGGATGTATTTTCCGTAATGACCAAGGATCAGGGACGTGTAATGTATGATTATGTCCTGGGATTGTACGATTTTCTGGACCGTATGGTGAACCGTTATCCGGATCTTCTGATCGAGGGCTGCAGCGGCGGTGGCGGAAGATTTGACGCAGGCATGCTGTATTACACACCGCAGATCTGGTGCAGCGACAACTCTGATGCTGTTGACAGGCTTCGAATCCAGTATGGCACTTCCTTCGGATATCCGGTATCGGCCATGGGAGCACATGTGTCTGCAGTGCCGAACCATCAGACAGGAAGGATCACTCCGTTACATACCAGAGGTGTGGTTGCCATGTCCGGAACCTTCGGCTACGAGCTGGATCTTCTGAAGCTGACTGAGGAAGAAAAAGACGAGGTCCGCAGCCAGATCGGGGAATTCCGTAAGTATGCGCCACTGATCCAGAACGGACGATACTATCGCCTGACAGATCCGTTTAAGAGTGAGATCTGTGCATGGGAGATCGTTGGAAATTCTCAGGAAGAAGTTCTGCTCAATGTTGTCATGGAGGAGATCCATGGAAACATGACTGTGAATTATGTGCAGCTTCGCGGACTTGATGAGAGTGCTCTGTATAAGGAACAGGCTACCGGCAGGATCTATTCCGGAGCTGCTCTGATGCATGGTGGAATGCCGCTTCCAGCAGAGTTTGGGGAGTACAGAGCTTATCAGTATCATTTTGTGCGAGAATAA
- a CDS encoding carbohydrate ABC transporter permease: MKTKVREKANWPVTILLILGLITVVFPLYMTIVIAFKQPTEMTNSVAGILSLPQKFSLANFREAMEVTDFWHSLGNSVLITVITVVLAIVIHSLLGYAIARNKRSKFYKFIYLYVVSGMFVPFAILMMPLVKQTAEMGLDNKVGVIILYTVFYMPMNVLLYSGYLTNIPMALEEAACVDGASTWKTYWKIIFPIMKPMHATVAVLTALGTWNDVMTPLVIMSGSTGGTTLPLAQLNFQTQFGTNYNLAFASYLLALLPILLFYLICQKHILNGVVNGAVK; this comes from the coding sequence ATGAAAACGAAAGTAAGGGAAAAAGCGAACTGGCCGGTAACGATCCTTCTGATCCTTGGCCTTATCACAGTGGTATTTCCGCTTTATATGACAATTGTGATCGCATTCAAGCAGCCGACAGAGATGACCAACAGTGTAGCCGGGATCCTGTCTCTGCCGCAGAAATTCAGTCTTGCCAATTTCAGGGAAGCTATGGAGGTAACAGACTTCTGGCATTCTCTTGGAAACAGTGTATTGATCACTGTGATCACAGTGGTTCTTGCTATTGTAATTCATTCACTTTTAGGTTATGCTATAGCCAGAAACAAGAGAAGTAAATTTTATAAATTTATCTATCTCTATGTAGTGAGCGGTATGTTTGTTCCGTTTGCTATCCTGATGATGCCGCTTGTAAAGCAGACTGCTGAGATGGGGCTTGATAACAAAGTCGGTGTGATCATTCTTTATACGGTATTTTATATGCCTATGAACGTGCTTCTTTATTCCGGATATCTGACAAACATTCCGATGGCCCTTGAGGAGGCCGCCTGTGTGGATGGAGCCAGCACCTGGAAAACATACTGGAAGATCATCTTTCCGATCATGAAGCCGATGCATGCCACAGTGGCAGTTCTGACAGCGCTTGGAACTTGGAATGATGTTATGACTCCGCTGGTTATCATGTCCGGATCTACAGGTGGAACCACATTGCCTCTGGCACAGCTGAATTTCCAGACTCAGTTCGGAACAAACTATAACCTTGCGTTTGCCTCTTATCTGCTGGCACTGCTTCCGATCCTTCTGTTTTATCTGATCTGCCAGAAGCACATTTTAAATGGTGTTGTAAACGGTGCCGTAAAATAA
- a CDS encoding carbohydrate ABC transporter permease: MGKKSMSGRKLTFLLITIPIVALFFCFNTLPLIKGVIYSFTNFKGYGSYDWVGLRNYKDLFTDSRVGGSYLFTFKLAIVATIVTNVLSLILALGLNSKIRFKSALRGAYFIPNVLGALVVGYIFNYFFTYILPAFGKMVGNKTLSSSMLSSTSLAWVAIVIVCAWQSIAMNTIIYISGLQTVPEDVYEAGAIDGATGFSKFRYLTFPLIVPFFSINMVLCVKNFLMVFDQIMALTKGGPAQSTESISYLIYNNGMSGGQFGFQSANAVIFFIVIVIISAMQLTITGKKEEQL, encoded by the coding sequence ATGGGAAAAAAATCTATGAGTGGAAGAAAGCTGACCTTTCTTCTGATCACCATTCCGATCGTGGCATTATTTTTCTGCTTTAACACACTGCCTCTGATCAAGGGTGTGATCTACAGCTTTACAAACTTTAAAGGCTATGGAAGCTATGACTGGGTAGGGCTTCGAAACTATAAGGATCTTTTTACAGACAGCCGTGTTGGCGGTTCCTATCTGTTTACCTTTAAGCTGGCCATCGTGGCAACTATCGTAACGAATGTACTCAGCCTGATCCTGGCACTTGGACTGAACAGCAAGATCCGTTTCAAGAGTGCACTGCGTGGAGCTTATTTTATTCCTAATGTACTTGGCGCACTGGTCGTAGGATATATTTTCAATTATTTCTTTACATATATCCTGCCTGCATTCGGAAAGATGGTCGGAAATAAAACATTGTCTTCCAGCATGCTTTCCAGTACGAGCCTTGCATGGGTAGCCATCGTGATCGTGTGTGCATGGCAGTCCATTGCAATGAATACGATCATCTATATTTCCGGGCTTCAGACAGTGCCGGAGGATGTATACGAGGCAGGAGCTATTGATGGTGCTACCGGATTCAGTAAGTTCCGTTACCTGACATTCCCACTGATCGTTCCGTTTTTCAGTATCAACATGGTTCTCTGTGTGAAAAACTTCCTGATGGTATTTGATCAGATCATGGCTTTGACAAAAGGTGGTCCTGCACAGAGTACAGAATCCATTTCCTATCTGATCTATAACAATGGTATGAGTGGCGGTCAGTTTGGATTCCAGAGTGCCAATGCGGTTATATTCTTTATTGTGATCGTGATCATTTCTGCAATGCAGTTGACTATCACAGGGAAAAAGGAGGAGCAGCTGTAA